Genomic DNA from Panthera leo isolate Ple1 chromosome E3, P.leo_Ple1_pat1.1, whole genome shotgun sequence:
AAAGGCTAAAAGAATTGGCTCAGGGACTAAATGGCTGTTTCCAGGGGGAAAAGGAAGACGTACACACCAGCTGTCCCAAGTTCTATCATTATGTTCCTCACATTCTTCTTAAGGCCAGTTACTCAGACCTTCCTCCCAACTAGGCATTAGGTTATGATAGCTAAAAGCGTGATGATAATGAGGGCCCTGCTGGTCAGGCTGGAGGAAGAAGGGTAGGAGCCACCCTCTTCTCTGATAGAGCCTGGTGGCAGATTGGATGGcagggtctggaggctgggaCTTCCTTTGGAGAACCTGAGGGAAATGAAAGGGaatggggtggggtagggaggcAATGGCTACTCACCTTCCTGGCCCACGGTATAGGGGTAAGAGAGGGGACCGGTTTtttgtttcactattttttaagtttatttattcattttgagagaaagaatctaaagcaggctctgttctgtcagcacagagccctacatggggctcaatcccatgaatcatgagatcatgacctgagcccaaaccgagagtcagtcacttaatcttatttaagtaatctctacacctcgAACTcaatgaccccgagatcaagagttgctccTCCCAACTAAGCCAGGCACCCCCCGAGTGGGGACCAGTTTTGACCAAGTGATTCAAACAACTCCTTTATTGagtcttaaaaaataatcccTGTAAACACCTTAAACTGAGAACGTGAAGCTGAGAAGTAGGATCCCAACAATTTGTGTCCTTGAAGAAAGTCCTCTGAAGAAAGCAGCTTCTGCTCTGCAGGCACAGATTGGAGCGGGGGGGTTGGCGGGCGGCATATCTGCTTTCTACAAGTGGAAAGCCTCCTGGGGAAGGTGAGGAGCTCAGTTACTCTCCCCATCACTGCTGATGATGCCACGCATATGTGAccagtctgggggtggggggcggggctgtTCATCCTCTGAGCCCAAAGTCCGGCGGTATAGCTCCCCTGGGGGATCTGCTTCTCCTGAAGGGTTCCAAGCCGTGCGTCTGCGTGGCCGACCTAGATTGGGGGGCAGGAAAAGCAGGAGATCAGTTGAGAAAACCCTAGCCCCATCTCTTGGGGAGTGGGAGGAAATCCCTCACCTGAACCACTGATGATGTTGGTAATGTCCAAGGAGGCTACCTCGGCCGCCTCCTCCCGCTGCTCCTTCAGGGCCCGACATTTCTCTAAGGAAGGATTGCCTGGGGCAGAAGAGGCTCATGATCCTCTCTTCCCCAGCAGCCAAGGCCCTCTCCCACAGCCCCCAGGGCACACCCGGCCTCACCCTTCATGCCCAGGGCTTCCAGCTCTGCCCGGAGGACACTGAGGCGCTCCTTGTGTGAGCGGCAGGGGCCCAGAAGCTTCTTGTAGTTTCGATGGGCACCACAGGCCCGAATGTAGCGCTTTAGCCTCATCACGGCTGGGTGGTCCTCACCACGGCGACCGGAGCCAGCCTGGCAAGGAAAAACAGCAGCTGAAGGCCAAACCTTCAGAGTTTGAGACGAGGTCTCCGTCTTCCCTAAAGGTGGCCTCCCAGCCCATCTTCACCCTCACCTTCCTGCCTTTGGACTGTGGACTGCCGtctgtggaagaggaggaggagcttCGTGCCCGGCCTTTCCTGGAGCTTTTCTTGGAAGAGCggttccccctctcccccttagGGCTATCCTCTGCCTCACTGtcactcccctccctctctgagtCACTCGCCTCACCACTGATACCACCCTCTTTGGCTGTCTTTGCAGCACCTTCAGCAGTTGGTTTCACCTTTCTCCAGCTGTCTTCCCCATCCTCGCTGCTTCCACTCTGCCTTTTCCCACCTTTCTGCGGGGTCCtgtccttgctctttctctgcaccAGGGGCTCTTCATCTCCCCCGCTGTTATCCCCACTGCCTGCTgctgctttttcctcttcttcctctgtttccCCCGAGTCTCCTAGTAGCCTGGCTGCCCTGCTTTTCTGCTCGCAGCTCCTCTCCTCCCAAGCTGACTTTTTCCCTCCACTGCCCCGGGCTCCAGCTTTCcaatccttttcctctttctctctgttctctttcttcttggctATGGTGTCTTCCTCCTCACTGTCCTTTGCACTTTCCTGGTGGCTTTTAGCACCTTTCTTTCCCTCCGCCTTCTTTCTTGTCCTCTGGGCAGGTTCCTCCTCACTGTCCTCACTCTCTTCCCTGGCCTGCTTCCTACTGGCTGAGGTTTTGCCTGGTGCCTGCTTCTTCTTTGTCACAGGTTTCTTCCCAATCCTGCCTCTGGACTCCTCCTCGTCCCCTTCCTCATCTTCCTCACTGCTCTCTTCCTTTGAGACCTTACTTGTTCTGGCGgagccctcttcctcctccccactgctCTCCTTCACCTCCCTCTCTAATCCAGTCTTTGCAGCCAGGTCCCTCTGCTGTTCCTCATCACTGCTCTCCTCAACTGCTTTCCTTGAGGCTCGCTTTGGACTCTCCTCCTCTGCTGAACTGACTTCTGCTGCCATCCCATTCTTTGCTGAGAGGCCAAAACAGTCTGGACTGGAGGCTGCAGAGCTGGGCTCTGGAatatggagagaaaagaaggttGGGATGGGTTcctcctgtcccttctccctccactTGGTATTGGTTACCTCTGACAGATGGAGGGAAGGGCAACAGAAAACACAGCTATCAATCGGTCCACCCTGCTCCTGGTTCCTGACTCACTGGCCTCGTGCCCTCATCTAATGCTTTGGGATATAATGCATGCACGATACTTTTTGAATAAACCAACTATACAAAAGTCACTAACCTGACTCCGAATTGAAACGGAACCTTTTTCTCCCAGGGCcactgctgggggtgggaggcctCTTAGCCTTCTTGGCAAGATCTGGCCTCTCTTCCCTGGCACCTGCTTCATCCACCTGCGTGGGCGCAAGAGGTCAAAACGTGTAGGAAGGTTGTGTTCCCTACGCCATCCCAGGCCCCTCCTCCTCAGCAACAAACCCCGCCTCCCGCGGCCCAGGCTCGCGCCGACACCTGCACTTTCAGCAGCTCCTTCTCCACCAGCCGCTTTAGTGCTTGCTTCTCGTCGGGTTCCAGGTGGTCGCGGCCCGCGTGAGCCAAGAACTTCCGCCGCACTATGGAGTGCGTGAGCGTGCTGAGGAGACATGTGTCAAGACGGAGTCCCCGTCCCGCCCCTGCCCTTTCCAACCCCAATTCCAGTCTCTAGTGCACCTGAGGTCCGGGCGGCCTCGGAAGAAGCTGCGGATGAACTCCTGCATCTCGTTCTCCCGCGCCATTTTGCTCCACCTGGGATTGGTGGCTCCCGCCTTTTTTTCTTCTCGGCCTCCGTCACCGCGTTTGACAGGAGCTTGCGCACTCGGGAGGGTCGTGACGCGGTGAGGGGAGGGACGGTTGGGGGTCGGTGGCGGGTCGCTTGGACCGAGAACTTTGCCAGACAAAACTTGTTTTCCTCGGGTAGTTGGAGGGTCTCGCGGCTCCTTTTCTTAGGACCAATCGTTTTTTCAAGTTCTCGTTAGAAACCGACTGGGCGCCCGCAACCTTTGGGTGTAACGTAATCAACCTGCGACATTGCCTCCTCTCGTGGTCACAGGCCCTAGCTAGGCGACTGTGATTTCGAAAGACAGATGGAAAAGGATATCCTCGCCTGAAAACTAGGAATCCCTGGAGGCAAGTCTTGCGGCTTCCGATTGCTAAGCACATCTGGAATCAGTAAACGTGCCTCCGTCGTCCGCCATCTTTATGACCTCATCGCGTCGCTGCGACGCCATCGTCAGCGTAGCCCCTGGAAGCAACGTTCCTTTGCCGGTGTTCCCTAAGAGGGCAGCCCCTGTGGTTAAGATCCCTGGGCGCAGGGTACGCCGGGAGTTGTAGTCCCAGCGGACACAGCCTTGCGGAGTCTCCGGAAGTGGAGGCGTGAGAACCGGGCTGAGCAGGCTCCGGGTAGCGGGACGCCCGACTACTGCTGGGGCACTGCTCCCGCGGCAGGTCATGAACGGGCCGGCGGACGGCGAAGTGGACTACAAGAAGAAGTACCGGAACCTGAAGCGGAAGCTCAAGTTCCTCATCTACGTGAGTGCTGGCGTGAGAGGTTGTGGGGGGTGAGGCCTGGAGTCTGTAGGACCTCAGTTTACCCACGTGTAAAGGGGAGTGGAGTGAGCTGTCCCCAGGTCCCGGGCGTCTTTACGGGTGGCCGTTGGCTCAGCGCCCCACCTTGCCTGTGATACAGGAACACGAGTGCTTCCAGGAGGAACTGAGGAAGGCGCAGAGGAAGTTGCTGAAGGTGTCCCGGGATAAGAGGTGGGacacggtgggggtgggggagtggggggaaggggaatgcCTGCGGGTGATGTGGCTCCTGTGGATCTACATTCGGACCCTGTCCTTGGAATTAGGCCACAAATGCATGGCGCCTTCCTTGGGGCTGTTGCAAGGATCCAACGGGCCGGCTGGACGGGACAGGGTTCCGGGAGAATGTTACTGAGATGGCAACCAACACTCTTGTTCTCCCCGCCTCTTCCCTTAGTTTCCTCCTAGACCGACTTCTGCAGTACGAGAACGTGGATGAAGATTCTTCTGGTGAGCAAGGTCATGAAAAATTGTTGGAGGACATGGCTCCTGGCACTTCAGCAAGCCTCCTGGGCCCCTCCTTTTAGGCTGCGGAGGCTGATAAAAACCTCCGGTGGTTCTTAAATCTGTCGGTTATCCTTCACTCAAGCATTTATTGCTTTGCACAGGGGATACAGTGGAATTCGCATTCTAGTTGAGGGTGATAGGAAAGCAAAGCAGCTAGGGTCTCAGATGTGAAAGGAATAAAATCAGGGTTGTATGGTAGTGATTGGAGCAGAGCAGGGGTTGataagctttttctgtaaaggaccaggtAATCGTTCAGGTTTTGCAGAGCTGTTGCAGCTACCCAGTTCTGCTGTGGTGGTGCAAAAGTAGCCAGAGGTGATCTGTAAATAAATGAGCTTGgatgtgtttcaataaaactgtatttatggacactgaaatttgaatatcatgtaattttcacatgtcataaatagcattttttttatccCTGCCCCCgaccatttgaaaatgtaaaagccattcttagTTTGCAGACCGTGTAAAAGCAGGTGACAGGGAGCGTCCACAGTGCTCAAGAAAAGCCTTTTTCGGGAAGTAATATTTGAGCTGAGACCGAGATAAGAAGCAGAAATCAATCTTGGAAAGATAGAAGGGAGAGATTTTCAGGTGGAAGAAATGacaaaggcagagggaagaacgGACCAGGCTGTCTGGAGAGCAGCAGGGCTGAAGCATGTAGTGTTTCCAGACTTTGTTTTGAGCCTGGGACTCATTACATCAGACCAGGTCCCCCGTGCATACTTACTTATAAAACAATTTAATGAAACAGTGTTAAGATCATTGTATACAATTTGTTCTGTTGGTGTGtagacttctttctttctttctttctttctttctttctttctttctttctttctttctttctttctttctttctttttaaacttaatgCTGGTTGCAAACCAGTCAATTGACTTGATGACCCCACTAATGGATTGAGACCCACAGTTTGAAAAAGTATAAAGGTGGGCGTTTGTGGTCCCGTTCCAGGGTCCGGTCCATGTAACTCATTTGAAATACGGTCACCTCTTCCCCATGGTGCCTTTAAACACTGGTCTGGAGCAGGGGTGGGCAAGCAACAGTCAACGAGGCTGTTTGCTTTTGTAacgttttattggaacacacgccacccatttgtttatgtatgaTAGGATGGCAGATGATGCGTGAGATCAGAGAAACAGGCAGGAGCCAGCTCGTGTAGGTCAAGGCAAAACGTTTGgctttttattcttgtttctcATTGTCTGTCTACTCCTTTCCTGAGATCTTCCAGTTAGTTTGCTGTTTGAGGGGGACTTCGGGACAGGAGCTATGAGAAAACCAGCAAGTTCACGGTCACAGTGGAGTGAATCTGAGGGGTGACAGCCACAGCTGTCAGCCACCACTCCTATCCGGGAAAAGCCCACAGTCTGGTCAGGGAGACACCCACACACGACACATCTTAGCACAGTGTGAGGAAAACCATGACAAGTGAGAGTAGCGAGTTGTGGGAGAGCCCGCAATTAACTGAGCCTGAAGGATTCCAGAAGGATTTTTCCCAGAGAGGTAGCATTTAATCCGCTTCCTAAAGGATCTCTCTGAGCAGGGAAATTGGGAACAGCATATGATCACGGGTctcaggggtttttttgtttcttaagtttatttcgtgtgagaggtagggaggggcagagagagaaccccaagcaggttccacactgttagcgcagagcccaatgtgggggctcgaactcacagactgtgagatcatgacccaagctgaagttgtccgcctaaccaactgagccacacaggtgcccctgtcagTTATTTGGAAATGAACCGTGGGCCTTCGAGGTGAAGTACCGAACCGAGAGatgaatttctttttgagaacatAGGTGGGCATGATGTGGATAGTACAGTTTGGTTGGGAGACCAGAAAGGTAGGTTGAGACCAGATTAAGAAGCACTCCGAGTGCTTGCAGGCAGTGGGGAACGTCACCAGGAAGGCCGTGATCGACTTTACCTTTAGATCATTCTGGAATTGAAGTACTcagtgggtggagggagaggtgagATTGCTTAGAGGTGATTTTGATGGTGGCCCGACCTAATAAAGGCCAGTGGTCTAAAGTGGTCAAGGAGTCAGAgatgtgggttcaagtcccagctctacACTTTGCTCTCTGAGCCACAGTGGCCTCCTATGGAAAATGGATGTGATGCCCTCGTCTTCCCCCTTGGTTGGTTATGAAGACAGGGAGTAGCAGTGACCCAGAACACTCtttcagagcctggcacacagttaaGTGCTTGACAGATGTGTTCTGATGGAGTCCAGGCAGGAAGTCCATTGTCAAGGACGTTTCAGGAAGCTGGAGAAGCTGTGGGCCTCCCAGCATAGCGTGTATGTGCCATCTGGGGAGTCAGATTCCCTGGGCCCCTTCCATAGAGTTGAGATTGCACCTCTCTGAGGTAGACtggaacccccctccccccgctgcccCACTGAtcagccctcccccctcacagACTCAGATGCCACTGCATCTTCAGATAACAGCGAGACAGAGGGAACACCCAAGTTGTCGGACACGCCAGCCCCCAAGAGGTGAGAAGAAGCCATCATTCTTctctgggggtggagggtagggGGGGTACCTGGGCTTCCTAGCTGCTTCtgaccagccccctcccctgtcctttctCCAGGAAGAGAAGCCCTCCACTGGGgggtgtcccctccccctccagcctctccctgcctccttcaacAGGGTTTCCCCTTCAGGCCTCGGGGGCCCCCTCCCCATACCTGAGCTCGGTGAGTTGGGGTCAAGGGTGGGAAGTATAAGTGAGATGCCTGGGAAGAAGGTGGGCATCGTTTGGGCAGATGGGCCTCATGAGGGGTGAGGCCGGCCCAGCCCTGGGGGCGTCTGTCTGGGTGTGACCAGCAAGCGTTCCTTGGAGGGGTGTGAGTCGCGGCTGCCCGCTTCTCTCTGGTGTAGGAATGGGGGACAGACGTGACTGAGGAGAGCAGAGCTCAGGACAAAGTCctgctgctgtcccctccccttctgTTCTCAGGAGCCACACTCATCACCATctcttgtttttccattcttcctcctGTTTGCGTTTCTtcccttcaccccccaccccatccactcCATTTCCCATCTCCATCCCCCTGACTCCTGCCTGCAGCTGGCttcccccccctaccccccattcCCTTCCGACTACCTGGCCCTGCAGCTGCCCGAGCCCAGCCCCCTGAGGCCCAAGCGGGAGAAACGGCCCCGCCTGCCCCGGAAACTCAAGGTACCCTGATTGGGGAATGTTAGGGAGGGGCCAGGATGGCAGGAGGACAGCCAGCTGAGGGAGGCTCAAGACAGGGGCTGGGGCCGGTCCAAAAACTTCCAGGGATTGATTTAGGGCTGCTGGGGGCCCAACCCAGGGCCGGGCGCCGAGGGCCAGGTCCGAGAAGTGCTGGCCCATAGGCTTGGTGAGGAGAAAAATGAGGGGTAGGACCAGCCTTGTGGGACTCAGAGTGAAGACTCCTGGAGGCCAGTCTCGTTTTTCATAGTTGTTCTGTGATGCCAGGCAGTCCCAGGGGACAGGCAAAGTTGTGGACAGTCAAGTCAAGGCTGCACCAGTTAAAAACCACGTGACCGTGAGCaggtctctctgaccctctaGATCTCCAGTTTTGCAtctgtaaatgaatgagtgacgAACAAGGGTTTCTGGAGCACCAACTATGTACCAGGTGCTGTCTTAGGTGCTGCAGATGCAGTAGTaaacaaaagagacaagaaatcCCTGTTCTAGCAAGAGCGGGGGAAAATAGACCCGATAAATCGGTGGCAGTGCTAAGACATGGAGCCAGGTGAAGAGCATGGGAAACTCCAGGGTAGATAGGAGCTGGTACTTAATGGGGGTCTGGTCTGGGACGGTATTCGGTCAGAGGCTTAAAAGAAAGGAGAACCAGCCATGCGGCTCTCTGGGAAAGTGTTCCAGGGAGAACAGGCAGCGCGAAGGCCCCGTGGAGGGTGGGTGTTTGGCTTGTTCAGGGACCAGGAAGGAGGTCGGTGTGGTCGGAGGCAAAGGAGGGGTAGGTGGGGGAGTGAGTAGATCGGAGAAATAACCAAGGGGCAGGATTGTGGAGAGCTTTCTGGGTGTCGTAAAGATTTTACTTGTGCTGCGAATAAAGCGGGGAGCCATGGTAGAAGGTCTGTCAGAGAGGAATCTGCTCCAGTTTACGTGGTTCGCTGCTGTGTGGAGAGTggactggggaggggctgggtcaGGATGAATTGGGGAGACCTCCGGGGAGGCTCCTGCGGGGAAGCGGGTAGAGCTGCTGAGAAGTGGCTGCTGGATCGATTTCAAAGATTGAGCCATGGGAAGACCAGCACAGGCTGTGGGAGAGAGCAAAGGCAAGGGCGAGTCCAGGGTGTGGATCCCGAGCCAGGGAAGAAGTGGGCTAGCCTTTCTCTGGGACCAGGAGATCTGGGAGGAGCAGCTTTGGGAGGGAAAACGAGTTTGGTTGTGGATGCATCAAGATGTTGGCTGGAAATGCCAGCCAGACAACAGAGGAACATGAGCCTGGGGCTCGTGGGTGCGCGTTTTGAAGTCATCAGCGTGGAGGCGGGCGCAATTATTGGGTGAGAACGTGGATGGAGAACAGAAGAGGCCTGTGCACTGAGCCCCAGGAGAGATGGGGCACAGAGGACACAGTGCCCTCCCAGCTCTGAATCCAAGTGGAATTCAGACTGGGCAGGACAGCTTTCAAAGTGGGTAGACTGTAGACACAAGGCCCTGGAGCCAGGAGCAAACTGAAAGGTCGCTTTGTGGCGATTAGGAGTGTGGGTTTTGGAGTTCACATCTCAGCTGTGTCTCTTACTCCTTCGGTGACCTTGGGTCTTGAGCCTGAGAAATGGGTAGATAATGCGTGATAATGCTGGCCCTTCGATCTCCTTGGTAGGGATTTTGCTTCTTGTCTGTAGGGCAGGATGGTGGAGAAAGCAGGGGTCAGCGAAGCCTGGAGCGGATGGGTAGGGGTGTGGCATGGCGGTTTGAGGCTTTCTAAAGTGCTGGGTCCTGAAGAGCTAAGTTCTGATCATACCGGCGCGAGAAGGTTGGTTGAGAGAGGGGCTGGGATCTGTTGCTGTGGTGGAGGAAGGGATAAGTCGGGGAAGGCCTCCAAGAAGAGGTCATATTTGGGCCCAGGGAAAGTGAGATTTGGAAATTTGCAGGCTGAGCAGGAGTGGAAGGAAGACGAGAGACATGGTGAGAATATTGTTTGGGCTGACGCAGgagtgagaagagagaaggacGTCGGAAGGAAAGACAGGGTGAGGTGGGGCCGCAGAAGGCCTGGCTATCCAGAGCCAGGATGTCCTGttaaggggtgggggggtcacTGAACTTTCTGGTGACTTCGTCTGAGGAGACAAGAGACAGGCACAAAGACAGGAGCAGGTGAGTTAAGAGCCCTGGCCTCAGTCAGACAgagtgggtttgagtcccaggtcCTCCAAGCACCCACCTTGTGACATTGAGCAAGTCATTTGCCCCTCTGAGCCTCGACTTCCTTCTCTGTTCAGTGGGGTTAGTGTAGGATAAAGTgagttaaagaagagaaaacacatagCCCAGTGCACGGTCCCTGGTAAGCTGTGGGTAAACAGGAGTGCTCTCGGTCACACAGAGGCAGCCATTGAGTAAGGCCAAGCAGGTGTGGGCTGTGGGGACGAGGGTGGGGATCCAGTGGTGGCAGCCAGAGGAAGGAGGCTTCCTCATGGAGCTGGGCCTCCTGTCTATCACTGGTCCCAGCAGACTCTTGTACCTGGAGGCACCGACCAGGAGGTGAAAGCCACCTCCACCCCAAGGACAGCAGCCTGAGGGCTGAAGGTGTGAAAGCAATCCCAGGGACACCGTAAAGACACATATAAGCGCTTCCTGCCACACCGACCTGGGGCCAGATGGGACACACTGCCCGCTGGGGTCCCAGGAGCCCTGTGCCTTAAAAGTCTCCCTTTGCAAGTCTCAGATTCCTCCTCTGGCCCATGACCTCCCCTCCCTTCGAGGGTGTTCGGAGTGGTCAGAGACCATTCATGGAAAtcacctggcacagagcaggtgctcagtttGTGCCCACGGGCAAAgggtgagaccccccccccccagagctctCTGTGGGGAGGACATCCGGCGACGGTGAGGCTGGAGGGTCGGGCAGGACAGAGGCCACTTCTCAGCCTCAGAGGACAAAGCAGGACTTTTGGTAAATAGAAAAAGGCACTCCAGGTGGAGGGACCGGCCTGTTCTCAGGCACGCCTTACCACCTGTCCCAAGGGCAGCGAGGAGCCTTTCCCTTGTGTGGAGGAGTGACGTGCTCAGGTTTGTGTTTTAGAGAGCTCactctggctgcagtgtggaggAAGAGCTGGCTCTGGGAGAGGCTGAAGGCAGGGAGTCCAGTTAGGAGGCTGGGACCGTAGCCCAGGTGAGCTGTGAGAGGAGGGCCTGGCCTGGGCCAGCGGCTGCGGGTATCCCAAGGAGGGGCCCATCCAAGATATAAGAGGTAGAAACCTCccgcggcgggggtggggggaggggggggcagaacCTCGGACACCCTCCACCTAACCAGTGAGTCCCGAAgtaagaggaggagaggaggccagTGCTGGCAAAGTGGGGTCTGGGGTGCCCAGAGGCGGGCGGGCAGGCAGGTACCGGAGGCTGACTCTGACCGGCTGTGAGTGCCGACACAGGGGCAGCCAAGGTGCCTCCCtggagagggcagggccaggccttCCCCTCCTGGTTTCTGTAAgacccctcaccaccaccaccctcatcACCGCCTCCATCACCACCCCTCACCTCCAGGCACTTGCTGGTTCGAGGCTCAAGGGGCTGAGGTGGGGCAGGCCCCTGATTCCAGCATTGGCCAGCCCGGCTGTGTCCACTACCCCTTGAATGAACCTTcgcccccttccccatcccccagaaCTGCCTTAGGAGGCACTGCCAGCCCCCTGGATTCCAGTGCCTCCCTGACAAGCCCACCCTGTGTTTCTTCCCCCTGCTGCAGATGGCCGTGGGACCCC
This window encodes:
- the HIRIP3 gene encoding HIRA-interacting protein 3 — its product is MARENEMQEFIRSFFRGRPDLSTLTHSIVRRKFLAHAGRDHLEPDEKQALKRLVEKELLKVQVDEAGAREERPDLAKKAKRPPTPSSGPGRKRFRFNSESEPSSAASSPDCFGLSAKNGMAAEVSSAEEESPKRASRKAVEESSDEEQQRDLAAKTGLEREVKESSGEEEEGSARTSKVSKEESSEEDEEGDEEESRGRIGKKPVTKKKQAPGKTSASRKQAREESEDSEEEPAQRTRKKAEGKKGAKSHQESAKDSEEEDTIAKKKENREKEEKDWKAGARGSGGKKSAWEERSCEQKSRAARLLGDSGETEEEEEKAAAGSGDNSGGDEEPLVQRKSKDRTPQKGGKRQSGSSEDGEDSWRKVKPTAEGAAKTAKEGGISGEASDSEREGSDSEAEDSPKGERGNRSSKKSSRKGRARSSSSSSTDGSPQSKGRKAGSGRRGEDHPAVMRLKRYIRACGAHRNYKKLLGPCRSHKERLSVLRAELEALGMKGNPSLEKCRALKEQREEAAEVASLDITNIISGSGRPRRRTAWNPSGEADPPGELYRRTLGSEDEQPRPPPPDWSHMRGIISSDGESN